ATAATATCAATTTTTACATGCCTTATATGAACATGGCTTATTGGTTTGTCAAAAAGGCGTTTCCTAGCCCAGAATATGAAGATTTCATTAAGCGGATGCACCAGTATTCTCAATCAGCTCTTAACACTAACCATGGGGCGTGGGGCATTCTCTTTGATGTGAGCTCTGCGCTAGCGCTAGATGATCATGCCCTTTTGCAAAGTAGCGCTAATCGGTGGCAAGAGTGGGTATTTAAAGCCATAGATGAGAATGGGGTTATTGCCAGTGCGATCACTAGGGGCGATACGAGCGATTATCATGGTGGCCCTACAAAGGGCATTAAGGGGATAGCTTATACCAATTTTGCACTTCTTGCGCTAACTATATCAGGCGAATTACTTTTTGAGAACGGGTATGATTTGTGGGGTAGTGAGGCCGGGAAAAGGCTCTCTGTGGCGTATAACAAAGTCGCGACATGGATTTTAAACCCTGAAACTTTTCCTTATTTCCAACCTAACCTTATCGGGGTGCATAACAACGCCTATTTCATTATTTTAGCCAAGCATTATTCTAGCCCTAGCGCGGATGAGCTTTTAAAGCAAGGCGATTTACACGAAGATGGTTTCAGGCTTAAACTCCGATCGCTGTGAATTTTTCTGTATTCAAGATTATAGCTTTAAGGATAGCTGTGCACTTTAACCTTTTTATGAATGGTTTAGAAAGTTTGGTTCAGTCAGCATTATTTACAAAAAGAGTTTAAAATAAACGCAATTGTATCTCTTGAGTCGTCTTTAGAGTGCAAATGATTATCAAAATGAATCGTTTTAGTTGTAAGCGTGCTTATTTACACTAAAATAATAAGCGTTATTGATAAGACCACATTAAAGGATAATGAATGAAAAAAATGGTTTTGGTACCGGTTTTACTAGTAGGGTTTTTGCAAGCGGTGAATTTGGATTTATCTTCGGCTAAGGTAACATGGACAGCCTTTAAAACTAAGGCTAAAACACCAGTAAATGGGAGTTTTGAAAGCATCACCTATAAACTGGGTAAATCTCAAGATAGTTTAAAAACCCTTTTAGAAGGGGCAAACGCGAGCATGGATAGCTTGAAAGTCAATTTAGGCGATGACACTAAAAACAAAAATGTTAAAGAAGCTTTTTTCGCTCTTTTTAAAAACACTAACATTAAAGTCACTTTCAGGAATGTGATAGAAGGCGATCATGAAGGTTCTCTTACGGCTTATGTGAGGATGAATGAAAAGTTGGTGAAAGTGCCTATGCAATACACGGTTGCTGGTGATAAGTTCGTGGTTAAGGGGGTCTTGGATTTATTGAATTTTGGCTTGAAAAACGAATTAGCGAGCTTGGCTAAACGATGCGAGAGTTTTCATGAGGGCTTGACTTGGTCGCAAGTGGAAATCCAATTTGAAAGCATGATTAAGGGATAATTAAAGATCATGGAGTTGTTGCACAGCATTAATGATTTTAATGAAGCTAAGCAGGTGATCGTTGGGGGGGTCAATTCGCCTGTGAGGGCGTTTAAGAGCGTTGAAGGCACTCCACCTTTTATTTTAAAAGGTAAGGGGGCGTATCTTTATGATGTGGATAACAACCATTATATAGATTTTGTGCAAAGCTGGGGACCTTTGATTTTTGGGCATGCTGATGAAGAGATTGAAGAAAATATTATTAGCGTATTAAAAAAAGGCACTTCTTTTGGCGCTCCCACAGAATTAGAAACCACTTTAGCTAAGGAAATCATTTCTTGTTATGAAGGCTTAGATAAGGTGCGTTTAGTGAGTAGCGGCACAGAAGCGACCATGAGCGCGATACGACTCGCTAGAGCTTATAGCCAAAAAGACGATTTGATCAAGTTTGAAGGGTGCTATCATGGGCATAGCGACTCCTTATTGGTGAAAGCGGGTAGCGGGTGTGCCACTTTTGGATCTCCTTCTTCTTTAGGCGTGCCGAACGATTTTAGCAAACACACTCTAGTGGCTCGTTATAACGATTTAAACTCCACAGAAGAATGCTTTAAAAAAGGCGATGTGGGTTGCGTCATTATTGAACCCATTGCCGGGAATATGGGGTTAGTGCCGGCTCAAAAAGAGTTTTTACTGGGCTTAAAGGCTTTGTGTGAAAAATACCAAGCGGTGTTGATTTTAGATGAAGTGATGAGCGGGTTTAGAGCGAGTTTGAGCGGTTCGCAAGAATTTTATGGCGTTGTGCCGGATTTAGTAACCTTTGGTAAGGTGATAGGCGCGGGGCTTCCTTTGGCGTGTTTTGGGGGGCGTGCGGAAATTATGGACTTGCTTTCACCCATTGGAGGCGTGTATCAAGCAGGCACATTAAGCGGTAACCCCCTAGCGGTGTGTGCGGGGTTGAGCACGCTTTATAAAATCAAAAGAGACAAAACCCTTTATACTCGCTTAAACGCTTTAGCCGTTCGTTTGACCCAAAGTTTAAAAAAGAGTGCTCAAAGCTATAACATCGCTTTAGAGACGCTCAATAGAGGGAGTATGTTTGGCTTTTTCTTTAACGAAAATGCGGTGTGCAATTTTGATGACGCTTTAAAAAGCGATACGAAAATGTTTGCAAAATTCCACCAAAAAATGCTCTTTAAGGGCGTGTATTTGGCGTGTTCAAGCTTTGAAACCGGCTTTATTTGTGAGCCTATGACTGAAGAGATGATTGATTTAGCGGTTGCAAAAGCCGATGAAAGTTTTGATGAAATCATAAAAGGTGTGTGAATTTTTGAAAAAGCCAAAGTATTATAAATTCATAGAGGGGGCGAATTATTTGAGCTTGGGGCTTTCTATGGTGGTAGCGATCCTTATGGGCGTGGCTATAGGCTATGGGCTTAAAAAGCTCACTCATGTTTCGTGGCTTTTTTGGCTTGGGGTTATTTGGGGCGTGTTAGCGAGCTTTCTCAATGTCTATAAAGCTTATAAAAACATGCAAAAAGATTATGAAGAATTAGCCAAAGACCCTAAATACACACAAAACAAAACAAAATAAATACAAGCCCATGTGCCAAATCAAATGCTTGCTTATTTTACTTTCTATTAATATAATAGTTAGTGCGATCATCGTTTATTTTTTCCAAGCATTTCAAGGGGTTTTGAATTTTGAAGGGGGGTTTTTAGGGTTTTTTATCGTGGCGTTGTCTTCGTATTACGGCGTTAAAAAGCGTTTGGATTTAAGAAAACAAAATTCAGGAGAAAAAGAAGAAAAGCAAAAATTCCAAAAATTCGCCCTGGGCTTGGAAATGTCTTTTAATGCGTGGCGTTTAGGGGGGTATGTGGTTTTACTAGGCATTTTAGGAGCGCTTTTATTTTGGCATCTTTTTGATGGGTTAATCTTTCTTATTGGCGTGTTTGTGAGCTCGCTCTCTAGCGCGTGGTTACGATTTTTAAACAATAATGATAAGTTTTGACACAAACTCATGTGGATTTTAACCCCTTTAACCCTCTTTTAATTTCTAATCCTATACAATAAAAACAAAAATGGGAGTGGATCTTGAAAACAAAAAATCTCGCTAAAAGAATCCTAAAAACTGCTGTGATTCAAATACAATCCAAACCCTACGCCTTAAATGAAAACCTGCAATTAGCGCTCAATCTGGCCAAAGAAGCCCACGACAAAGGCGCGAATCTCATTGTTTTACCGGAATTGTTTGACAGCGGTTATTGCGTGAATGATAAGGATGCGGATTTTGGGATAGATTTTAAAGCGATAGAGCATGGAAAGGAAACGCTAAAAAA
This region of Helicobacter pylori genomic DNA includes:
- a CDS encoding AtpZ/AtpI family protein, with protein sequence MKKPKYYKFIEGANYLSLGLSMVVAILMGVAIGYGLKKLTHVSWLFWLGVIWGVLASFLNVYKAYKNMQKDYEELAKDPKYTQNKTK
- a CDS encoding alginate lyase family protein, with the translated sequence MKRFVLFLLFICVCICVQAHAEQDYFFRDFKSTDLPQKLHLDKKLSQKIQPCTQLNASKHYTSTGVREPDACTKSFKKSAIMSYDLALGYLVSKNKQYGLKAIEILNAWAKELQSVDTYQSEDNINFYMPYMNMAYWFVKKAFPSPEYEDFIKRMHQYSQSALNTNHGAWGILFDVSSALALDDHALLQSSANRWQEWVFKAIDENGVIASAITRGDTSDYHGGPTKGIKGIAYTNFALLALTISGELLFENGYDLWGSEAGKRLSVAYNKVATWILNPETFPYFQPNLIGVHNNAYFIILAKHYSSPSADELLKQGDLHEDGFRLKLRSL
- a CDS encoding YceI family protein, giving the protein MKKMVLVPVLLVGFLQAVNLDLSSAKVTWTAFKTKAKTPVNGSFESITYKLGKSQDSLKTLLEGANASMDSLKVNLGDDTKNKNVKEAFFALFKNTNIKVTFRNVIEGDHEGSLTAYVRMNEKLVKVPMQYTVAGDKFVVKGVLDLLNFGLKNELASLAKRCESFHEGLTWSQVEIQFESMIKG
- the hemL gene encoding glutamate-1-semialdehyde 2,1-aminomutase; amino-acid sequence: MELLHSINDFNEAKQVIVGGVNSPVRAFKSVEGTPPFILKGKGAYLYDVDNNHYIDFVQSWGPLIFGHADEEIEENIISVLKKGTSFGAPTELETTLAKEIISCYEGLDKVRLVSSGTEATMSAIRLARAYSQKDDLIKFEGCYHGHSDSLLVKAGSGCATFGSPSSLGVPNDFSKHTLVARYNDLNSTEECFKKGDVGCVIIEPIAGNMGLVPAQKEFLLGLKALCEKYQAVLILDEVMSGFRASLSGSQEFYGVVPDLVTFGKVIGAGLPLACFGGRAEIMDLLSPIGGVYQAGTLSGNPLAVCAGLSTLYKIKRDKTLYTRLNALAVRLTQSLKKSAQSYNIALETLNRGSMFGFFFNENAVCNFDDALKSDTKMFAKFHQKMLFKGVYLACSSFETGFICEPMTEEMIDLAVAKADESFDEIIKGV